The DNA region TTACAATTCCTCATTGAAGCAGTGTTCATAAGCGGTATTGGTGGTATAATTGGTGTATTGATTGGCATTGGCGGCGGCCAATTATTAAAAACCTATAACCATACTGCAATACAATTATCCGGAACAGTAATATTAGCTGCTTTTGCTTTCTCTGTAACTGTTGGTGTGGTATTTGGCCTATACCCTGCAAACAAAGCATCAAAATTAAACCCAATAGATGCATTAAGTTATGAATAAATTACAACAAAATATTATCTTAAAATAAGAAAAGCACTATGGAAATCTATTGTTCTTCAATAGATTTCCATAGTGCTAATTTTCATTATATAAGTTTTTGTAACAAATCCCTCAATAAAAATTTTAATATATATCTTAATTGTAAATTAAATCAATAACAGCTACGCAGAAGAGATTTAACTAAAAATAACAATGTTGCAACATTTATAGCATATTAATCTTTCATCTTGAAAAAATATTATTTTCTTAATTAATAATTTGTACTTGATGTGGCTCCAATTAATGCTCCACAAGCCACTAAAAACAATATAAATAATACAACAGCTATAATTCCTAGAACTAGTCCTGTAGTAGCCATACCATTACCATTAAGCTCACCATTAGAGTTTTTGATTTTATTTTTGCCTATAACTGCAAAAACAATTGCTAATATAGCTAGTATTATTCCTAGAAAATTAATTCCAGGAATTAAATCAAAAATTACACTTATTATACCTAGAATCATACTAGTCACAGCAAAATTATCATTTTTAACCAATTGCTATTCACTCCTCTAAAAATATTATTATATTTATATCTTTTACAACTATAATTAGGCTTAGATTTGTCTAAGTATTATGTTTTCATAAGTCTTTCCAAGCGCTTTATTTCATCTGGAGCCAAATCAATTGGAACTTCCACTGTAGTATTACTAAGAATAAACCTGGCACACTTTTCATAATCTGCATTACAAAACTTACTCTTATATTTAATAATATCATCCTTAAGCTTCTCATCTGAATTATTAATAAAAGGACATGTTTCTAAATTAGGACAAACCATAGTAATTCCTCCAAGCAAAACTTATCCCTACAATTATATGAGCTTATCCTCAATATTTATTCTAAGTTTATGAAAATAAATTTTTAGGTTTTCTTTATTATTTCTAACCTTTTGTTTTATTTTGACACTGTAAACTAAATTTATGATATTACTAAGAGATAAAAACTTACACTTTAAATATACTTTCTATATAATAGTTGCCCACTATATACTGTTTACTAGCATCCATTGACATAACTTAATCCTTATATTAATATTATCTTAAGTAAAGTATCTTCAAATATATATTAAACGTTCTTATCTGGAGAGGTGGAGGGATTGGCCCTATGAAACCCAACAACTGACATCTGTGATGTAGTCGTGTTAATTCCTGCAGACTTATGTGTTGTGAAAGATAGGAAAATGGTTTTTAAAGTTTAACAGGACTGTTTTTCTAAAAGAAAGACAGTCCTTAATTAATTTTAATTAGGTAACTAATTTTGCTATAATCTGAATAGCTATTCATACATAACTAATTATTTTAATATCAATTATAGAAGAATTTATTTTAGAAAGGCAGTGCTTTTTATGAAAATAAAAGATATGTACAATAAGGAAATACCTTTGATTTCTTTTGAAATTTTTCCTCCTAGAAAGGAAACTAATATAGAAAGTATATATAATACAATAGATATATTATCCAGTTTAGAACCTGATTTTATAAGTGTAACTTATGGAGCTGGCGGATCTAATGATAATAAAACTATGGAAATTGCTTCAATTATTAAAAATAAATATAATATAGAAGCTTTAGCTCACCTTACTTGTATTACTTCAACTAAAAATGATATAGAAAATACACTAAATAATTTAAAGGAAAATAATATAAATAATATTCTAGCCCTCAGAGGAGATTTTCCATCTGAATCTTATAAACAGAATAAGCTTGAATATAAATATGCAAGTGATCTCATAAATCATATCAAGACAAAGCAAAGTTTTTCTATTGGTGCTGCCTGCTATCCTGAGGGTCATATAGAATGTAAAAGCATTAGAGAGAATTTATTACACCTTAAACAAAAGGTGTCCATGGGTGCTGAATTTTTGATTACACAACTATTTTTTGATAACGAATATTTTTATGATTTCAATGAAAAAATTAAAGAATTTAATATAAATATACCTATATCTATAGGTATAATGCCTGTAACAAATAAAAATCAGTTATTAAAAATGATCTCCCTATGTGGGGCAAATTTACCTGATAAATTTATAAGAATATTAACCAAATATGAATATAATCCAGAAGCACTAAAAGAAGCTGGCATTGCCTATGCTACAGAGCAGATAATAGATCTTCTTTCCTATGGTGCAGATGGAATTCATATATATACAATGAACAAGCCAGAAATAGCAAAAAAAATATTATCAAATATATCTTATATACGGAAAACAAATAAAATATCTTAAATAAATTACCTGCTTCCTAGATTATAATTATAATTTTTAATTTTATTATGCTGCTAATTCATTCATATTAAAAGACTTCTTAGATTAAAAAAGTTTTAATCTAAGAAGTCTTTTAATATGTTATAGAAAAGTAATTTTTAGTTAGTTACTGTCTTTATTTAAATAAGCAATTAATTCCCTTCTAAGCCAATCTAAAGTAGAAGCTACAGCTCTATCTCTAATCTTTTGTCTGTTACCCACCAGGTTTAACTGCTTTGTTTTTACTACGCCATTTATGTAAATTCCAGCATAAACAAGTCCTACTGGTTTCTCATCAGTACCACCACCAGGCCCTGCAATCCCAGTAGTGGAAACTCCTATATTAGTACTTGCTGCTTTTGCTATTCCCTCTGCCATTTCCGCTGCACATTCACTACTAACAGCGCCAAATTTATTTAGGGTATCCTCTTTAACTTTTAATCTATTAATTTTTGCAATATTGCTATAAGTTACAACTCCCTCAAGAAAAACAGAAGATACGCCAGGATAATTGATTAATTTTCCTGCTAAAAGCCCACCTGTACAAGATTCAGCTGTAGCTATAGTAAGTTTATTTTCTATAAGTAGTTTAGCCACTATTTCTTCTACAGATTCATTCTCTACTCCATAAACATTTATATCCCCTAATTTATCTCTTATCTCCTTCTCAACTGGTACAATTAGTTTATATGCATCTTCCTCACTGTTAGCTTTGGCAGTAAGCCTTAAAGTTACCTCATTGTCCTTTGCATAAGGTGCCACTGTAGGATTTGTCTGCCTATCTATTATATATCCTATTAAATTATCAACACTACTCTCACCTATACCTGTTATCCTTAAAACCTTGGATATAAGAGTTCCATCTTGGAATTTTTTTAAGTAAGGTATTACTCCTTCATTTAACATTGGTACCATCTCTTTTGGCGGTCCTGGAAGCAATATGGCTATTTTATTATTTTCTTCTATAATACATCCTGGTGCTGTTCCGTTATTATTTTTTAGAATAATACATCCCTCTGGAAAATATGCCTGTTTTCTATTATTTTCACTAACTTCTCTATTTATCTTCTTGAAAAAAGTTAAAATTTCTTCTAGAGACTTATTATCTAAAATTAATTTCTTATTGAAATATTCTGCTGCTATTTCCTTTGTTAAATCGTCTTTTGTTGGTCCAAGTCCTCCAGTTGTAATTACAATATCAGCTCTGCTTAGTGCAAAATTATATGCATTCTTTAATCTTTCTGGATTATCTCCAACTACCGTTTGATAATATACATTAATACCTAAATTGGCCAATTCTCTAGAGATATATTGAGCATTAGTATTTAATATATCTCCTAAAAGCAATTCTGTTCCCACCGATAAAATTTCAGCTCTCATTTTCTCACCCCATCTTTTAGATTACAGTTTTTGCAAAAAATAAAACTGTGCATATATTTACATATAATTATATCATAAATATATACACAATATTCTACTTAGCCTTTTGGAATTATCTATGCACAACATTATTATTTAAATATTTAAATGGATCTACAGCCGTTCCATTTAATCTAACCTCAAAATGTATATGAGGTCCTGTGCTTCTACCCGTACTACCAGCCTTTCCTATTTCATCTCCAGTATTCACCTTATCTCCTTTGTTTACTTCAATCTTGCTGCAGTGAGCATAAACAGTCTCCAGCCCTCCAGCGTGCCTTAATATTATTACATTCCCATAACCTTCTTGTACTCCTACAAATTCGACCTCACCACTCATAGCAGCTCCTATTTTGGTCCCTAAAGGTACGGCTATATCTATACCTTCGTGAATACCTGCTTCCACAGTTCCATCATTTAGTTTTACCTTTCTGTATCCAAAAAAGGAACTTATTCTACCATTGGCTGGTAATACAAGAAGTGCTGCCTGCTGTCTATTATTTCCTGCTACTTCATGAGAACTTACAGCTACTTCCTGACCTTTAATATTGTTAACTGATACTTTAGCAGCAGACTTTGTATTTCCTTTAACATTTGTTGGTGTCGGTTTGGATTCACTTTTAGCCTTTGCTTTATCTGAATTTGACACTTTAGTTATTTCTTTTACCTTAGATTCCTTCGCAGCTTCTATATTATCTTTAGGAATTTCTTTTTCATTTTTACTTGTACTCTTATTCTTATCATTTATATTCTTTGCACTACTATTCTTTTCAGTAGAAATATTATTTGTTTTCTCTACCTGATTAAATGAAACATTAGTAGTATTTTCAAAGGCCATAGTCCTGCAATAACTAAATACACAAAAGCTAATAGTAGAAATTATAAGTATTAACCCCTTTACAACAGTTCTATGTTTATTTTTTAATTTCAAAGCAATCTCTCCTCTCGCATTAAGATATTATTGACATATTTTATAAAAAATATAATATTTAAATATATTTTCACACTACATCTTTAAAATATTATATTTAAAAGTGAACTGCAAATAATTTTCCATTATGCAGTTTATATCATTCTCTACATAAATTTTTTACAACATATAATAGCCAATTTTTATCTCGTGTACTTCTTTTGTGAAATGGTATGACATTGAAATTTTTAGTAATTAATGGTTATAATTAGTAAAAACTTTATTATTGCTTTTAACTGTAGATTATAATATGATTGGTTTGTTAACATAATTTTTATGTTTAAATATTAAATTCGATTCAATATTTTGTTATAATAAATATAAGTGATACTATATATTGTATAATTAATTTTGAAAGGCGGTGGTATTGTGAGTACTTTTATGTTTAAAAACAAAGTAAATAACTATACGCCTATAAGTAATGTATTTATAGATAAGTACATGCCTAAAGCAAGAGGCGAGTATGTAAAAGTATATCTTTTAGGAATAAAATATTGTATATCTGGAGAACCTGGTGTAAATTCCGCAATGTTTGCCGGAACTCTTCATCTTCTTGAAACAGATTTAATGAATGCCTGGAATTATTGGAACGATGAGGGTGTAGTAAGACTTGTTCCAATAGATAACTTAGGCAATTTTAATATAGACTTTTTGGATTTAGATGAACCTACTTTAGATAAAAATGAGAATATAGATTTATTAAAAGAACTGGATAATAATTCTACTAAAGATATGCTTCAAGATATCGAAAATCTTGTTGCTAGACCACTTTCAACTAAAGAAATGAAAATGTATATCAGTTGGATAAATGACTTCAGTTTTCCACCTGAATTAATTCTTCTGCTCATTGAGTACTGTACATCTAAAGGTAAAACCGACTATAGATATATAGAAAGAATTGCCATATCCTGGCATGATGCTAAAATTAATACTATAGAAAATGCACAAACTTATATAAAAAAGCATGAAGACAAATGGATAAAAATAAGAAAAATATTATCTTATCTAGGAATTAAAGATGCAGAAATTATGAAACCTCAACAACAAATATTGGAAAAGTGGATAAATTCATATAAATTTTCTTTAGATGTTATTTATAGAGCTTGTGACATCACTTTTTCGCGAATAAACAAAGCAGATTTTAAATATATAGATGCTATTTTAAGTAATTGGTTTAAAGATGGAATTAAAACTATTGAAGATATAGATACCAAAGATTTTAAGAAAACTAAATTTAAAAAATCAGCTTCAAATTCAGGACCAAAAACTAATTTCAATAATTATGAACAAAGGTCCTATGATTATGACGAACTTGAAAAGAAATTATTAGGATGGGATAAGAATGATTAGAGGATATAAGGAAGAAATAGCTAAAATCTATTCTCGTATACAAGAAAATGAAGATGCAGCATTAAAAAAAAGGAAATTGGAAATTTCAGAAAAACTTCCGGATGTTTCAAATATAGAACGTCAGATAGCTACACTTTGCATAAATTTATCAGTTATATCTTTTAAAGATGTAGATAATAGAGAACAACATCTAAAAGAACTTAGAGAAAAAATTACAGATCTCAGAATAAAAAAGTCTGAGCTTCTGGCATCCAACGGTTATCCTATAGATTACGTTTCTCGCCGTTATAAATGCAACAAATGCAAGGATACAGGTTATATTGGATCTACAAGATGCGTTTGTTATAAGCAAAAGCTTGTTAAACTATATTATAAAGATTCTCATTTGGATCTTATATTAAAAGATAATAATTTTGAACATTTCAATATAAATTATTATTCCTCCAGCAGAACAGGTGAAGAACCAAAAAGTCCACGAAAAAATATAGAAGAAAAAATAATACCATTTATTATGGATTACATAAAAAATTTTTCAGCTTCAAATACTAATTTACTTTTTTATGGCAATTCCGGTACTGGTAAGACATTTTTATCTAATTGTATTGCCAAAGATTTATTAGATAGAGGCTTTTTGGTTATTTATCGAACTGCTGATGATCTCATTCAGGAACTAAAGCAAATTAAATTTGAAAATAATTCTACTCTAGAAGACTTACTGTTAAATTGTGATCTATTGATATTGGATGATTTAGGTACAGAACAAATAACAGACTTTTCCTCTACAGAATTGTTCAATCTTTTAAATAAAAGACTATTAATAAATAAAAAAATGCTTATTTCTTCTAATTATTCTTTAGAGAAACTTTCTAGGACATATTCAGAGAGAATTACGTCGAGATTATTCGGTAATTTCAATCTTTTTAAATTTTATGGTGAAGATATAAGAGTGAAAA from Clostridium pasteurianum BC1 includes:
- a CDS encoding DUF4190 domain-containing protein, producing the protein MVKNDNFAVTSMILGIISVIFDLIPGINFLGIILAILAIVFAVIGKNKIKNSNGELNGNGMATTGLVLGIIAVVLFILFLVACGALIGATSSTNY
- the metF gene encoding methylenetetrahydrofolate reductase [NAD(P)H], yielding MKIKDMYNKEIPLISFEIFPPRKETNIESIYNTIDILSSLEPDFISVTYGAGGSNDNKTMEIASIIKNKYNIEALAHLTCITSTKNDIENTLNNLKENNINNILALRGDFPSESYKQNKLEYKYASDLINHIKTKQSFSIGAACYPEGHIECKSIRENLLHLKQKVSMGAEFLITQLFFDNEYFYDFNEKIKEFNINIPISIGIMPVTNKNQLLKMISLCGANLPDKFIRILTKYEYNPEALKEAGIAYATEQIIDLLSYGADGIHIYTMNKPEIAKKILSNISYIRKTNKIS
- a CDS encoding competence/damage-inducible protein A, which codes for MRAEILSVGTELLLGDILNTNAQYISRELANLGINVYYQTVVGDNPERLKNAYNFALSRADIVITTGGLGPTKDDLTKEIAAEYFNKKLILDNKSLEEILTFFKKINREVSENNRKQAYFPEGCIILKNNNGTAPGCIIEENNKIAILLPGPPKEMVPMLNEGVIPYLKKFQDGTLISKVLRITGIGESSVDNLIGYIIDRQTNPTVAPYAKDNEVTLRLTAKANSEEDAYKLIVPVEKEIRDKLGDINVYGVENESVEEIVAKLLIENKLTIATAESCTGGLLAGKLINYPGVSSVFLEGVVTYSNIAKINRLKVKEDTLNKFGAVSSECAAEMAEGIAKAASTNIGVSTTGIAGPGGGTDEKPVGLVYAGIYINGVVKTKQLNLVGNRQKIRDRAVASTLDWLRRELIAYLNKDSN
- a CDS encoding M23 family metallopeptidase, which encodes MKLKNKHRTVVKGLILIISTISFCVFSYCRTMAFENTTNVSFNQVEKTNNISTEKNSSAKNINDKNKSTSKNEKEIPKDNIEAAKESKVKEITKVSNSDKAKAKSESKPTPTNVKGNTKSAAKVSVNNIKGQEVAVSSHEVAGNNRQQAALLVLPANGRISSFFGYRKVKLNDGTVEAGIHEGIDIAVPLGTKIGAAMSGEVEFVGVQEGYGNVIILRHAGGLETVYAHCSKIEVNKGDKVNTGDEIGKAGSTGRSTGPHIHFEVRLNGTAVDPFKYLNNNVVHR
- a CDS encoding DnaD domain protein; translation: MSTFMFKNKVNNYTPISNVFIDKYMPKARGEYVKVYLLGIKYCISGEPGVNSAMFAGTLHLLETDLMNAWNYWNDEGVVRLVPIDNLGNFNIDFLDLDEPTLDKNENIDLLKELDNNSTKDMLQDIENLVARPLSTKEMKMYISWINDFSFPPELILLLIEYCTSKGKTDYRYIERIAISWHDAKINTIENAQTYIKKHEDKWIKIRKILSYLGIKDAEIMKPQQQILEKWINSYKFSLDVIYRACDITFSRINKADFKYIDAILSNWFKDGIKTIEDIDTKDFKKTKFKKSASNSGPKTNFNNYEQRSYDYDELEKKLLGWDKND
- a CDS encoding ATP-binding protein; translation: MIRGYKEEIAKIYSRIQENEDAALKKRKLEISEKLPDVSNIERQIATLCINLSVISFKDVDNREQHLKELREKITDLRIKKSELLASNGYPIDYVSRRYKCNKCKDTGYIGSTRCVCYKQKLVKLYYKDSHLDLILKDNNFEHFNINYYSSSRTGEEPKSPRKNIEEKIIPFIMDYIKNFSASNTNLLFYGNSGTGKTFLSNCIAKDLLDRGFLVIYRTADDLIQELKQIKFENNSTLEDLLLNCDLLILDDLGTEQITDFSSTELFNLLNKRLLINKKMLISSNYSLEKLSRTYSERITSRLFGNFNLFKFYGEDIRVKINFSKQR